A stretch of Leptospira sp. WS39.C2 DNA encodes these proteins:
- a CDS encoding glycerol-3-phosphate dehydrogenase/oxidase encodes MKQKTKLENSRLDHLKKEYDVLIIGGGITGANVLWDATLRGYNCLLVEKNDYASGTSQATSKLIHGGLRYLKNFEFGLVRESLSERRYLAKISPHAVRPMGFIIPIRSLFQRIQLFLGMELYNLLSFDRNNEIDPDVQLPKYRWNSLSETIYKVIGLGRKSLKGSFQYYDYANPNPEKHTTEFILSAKEKGAHAFNYLAVTTLKKQNSGGYTIGLTDQITGKKVLISANVVVNSAGPWADVIESMAGISAEKKLVRSKGIHAVVRNICGNECVVLSKRDGSHLFVIPWRGKTIIGTTDTAYEDDPDKFKVKQSEIIDLIDEVNYSFGFAKLTLKDVDYYYGGLRPLVEDPGSTEGTYSASRKSEIFHYEKEGFPGFFSALGGKYTTSRAVAESLVNAIDIFVRGNETLCVTKFTPLLGGRYQNLKELVNEIQFKFPHVPGVKIETLVRRYGSTTWRILQGKGLDTYRIPNGELYYEDEVEYVVLHEDIQHLTDFYFRRSGVGTVGKLETAERIRLEKKIAKLLGWNIDRLKEESKKVDERYMWYVD; translated from the coding sequence ATGAAACAGAAGACAAAACTAGAAAACTCGAGATTAGACCATCTAAAAAAAGAATACGATGTGCTCATCATAGGTGGTGGGATAACGGGTGCGAATGTATTATGGGATGCTACTTTACGAGGATACAACTGTCTTCTTGTAGAAAAAAATGATTATGCTTCAGGAACTAGCCAAGCTACATCCAAACTCATTCACGGTGGACTTCGGTATTTAAAAAATTTTGAATTTGGTTTGGTAAGAGAATCATTATCGGAAAGAAGGTATCTGGCAAAAATCTCTCCACATGCCGTTCGACCCATGGGTTTTATCATTCCCATTCGATCCCTATTCCAAAGGATCCAACTCTTTTTAGGTATGGAATTGTACAATTTGTTATCGTTTGATAGAAATAACGAGATTGATCCTGACGTTCAACTTCCTAAATACCGCTGGAATTCCCTTTCAGAAACAATTTATAAAGTCATTGGCTTAGGAAGAAAATCACTCAAAGGAAGTTTTCAATACTACGATTATGCCAATCCTAATCCAGAGAAACATACTACTGAATTTATTTTATCAGCAAAAGAAAAAGGTGCTCACGCATTTAATTATTTAGCAGTCACAACCTTGAAAAAACAAAATAGCGGTGGTTATACGATAGGATTAACCGATCAAATTACCGGCAAAAAAGTTTTAATATCTGCTAATGTGGTGGTTAACTCTGCTGGCCCTTGGGCTGATGTGATCGAGTCAATGGCTGGAATTTCTGCTGAAAAAAAATTAGTCCGTTCAAAAGGGATTCATGCAGTTGTTCGCAATATTTGTGGGAATGAATGTGTTGTCTTATCTAAAAGGGATGGATCCCATTTATTTGTAATTCCTTGGAGAGGGAAAACAATAATTGGTACCACTGATACCGCTTATGAAGATGATCCAGATAAATTTAAAGTCAAACAATCAGAAATTATTGATTTGATTGATGAAGTAAACTATAGTTTTGGTTTCGCAAAGCTAACGTTAAAGGACGTTGACTATTATTATGGTGGATTACGACCACTAGTAGAAGATCCTGGTAGTACAGAAGGTACCTACTCAGCATCAAGGAAATCAGAAATTTTTCACTATGAAAAAGAAGGATTCCCTGGATTTTTCTCAGCCTTAGGTGGTAAATACACAACAAGTAGAGCAGTTGCAGAAAGTTTAGTAAATGCTATCGATATATTTGTAAGAGGGAATGAAACTTTATGTGTCACCAAGTTTACTCCGTTACTTGGAGGCAGGTATCAAAATCTCAAAGAGTTGGTGAATGAAATTCAATTTAAATTTCCACACGTCCCTGGTGTCAAAATTGAAACATTAGTGAGACGGTATGGAAGTACAACTTGGAGGATATTACAAGGGAAGGGTTTGGATACTTATCGAATCCCGAATGGGGAACTGTATTATGAAGATGAAGTTGAATATGTTGTATTACATGAGGACATCCAACACCTAACTGATTTTTATTTCAGACGATCTGGGGTTGGAACTGTGGGAAAATTGGAAACAGCAGAACGAATTCGATTAGAGAAAAAAATTGCAAAACTACTTGGATGGAACATTGACCGTCTCAAAGAAGAAAGTAAAAAAGTTGATGAACGATATATGTGGTATGTAGACTAA
- a CDS encoding acyl-CoA thioesterase has protein sequence MPRITIDIPENLVFETSLSVRISDINFAGHLAHDAILTLTHECRARFFHSHSWTEINVEGKGIVVSDVAIVYKSEAFFPDDLKIQMYVDQISKKSFDLVYVITHKNDGKEIARAKTAIVFFDYTLRKACPIPDVFLNVISKNPN, from the coding sequence ATGCCGAGGATAACAATTGATATTCCAGAAAATCTGGTATTTGAAACTTCTTTAAGTGTTCGAATTTCCGATATCAACTTTGCAGGTCACTTGGCTCATGATGCAATTTTAACATTAACACATGAATGTAGAGCCAGATTCTTTCACTCACATAGTTGGACAGAAATCAATGTAGAAGGGAAGGGGATTGTGGTTTCAGACGTGGCGATAGTATACAAATCAGAAGCGTTTTTCCCAGACGATTTAAAAATCCAAATGTATGTAGATCAGATTTCCAAAAAATCATTTGATTTGGTTTATGTGATCACTCACAAAAATGACGGGAAGGAAATTGCTCGTGCAAAAACAGCGATTGTGTTTTTTGATTATACCTTAAGAAAGGCGTGTCCAATACCAGACGTGTTTTTAAACGTGATTTCTAAAAATCCAAATTGA